A genomic segment from Aegilops tauschii subsp. strangulata cultivar AL8/78 chromosome 1, Aet v6.0, whole genome shotgun sequence encodes:
- the LOC109772579 gene encoding BTB/POZ and MATH domain-containing protein 1-like gives MKMGRTKRLQGPYQPKYLPSDKTLTLSKHPRLPQKRKGKHPGAPGVSRRGSDRGSMVQRNQTSGAARGRGRLGVSGGSGAAQRLRAASGRDAASASGSMQAETSSVARRQDVIRSVMPFAGVSVIANGKLCLPTTSDVDAGAASGYHLLVVEGYSQTKEMVPNGKHIMSRPFVVGGHRWCISYAPNGDSSHSADCVSLHLVLLDDDVAKPVKVQFGFSFIDQVEWQNPIYIRETQTHSFSSDDSVRGFDDAVRRDALEQSKHLKGDSFTIRCGVMVYRDHDTVDAGATEVPLPDIQQHLNHLFETKVGADVTFNVNGETIAAHRCVLAARSPVFMAQLFGPMKEGAATCDIQIEDMEANVFRALLSFIYTDLFPEMEDDEADVEEGQEADEVVYATWLQWMQDLLVAADRYDIQRLKFCCEEGLSECMDVSSVTSTLAIAEQHHCHDLKEACLNFLRVQSSSSLQEVMSTSDWEHITVTYPSVLNELIAKLAAKA, from the exons ATGAAAATGGGCCGCACAAAAAGACTGCAAGGTCCATATCAGCCCAAATACCTGCCAAGTGACAAAACCCTAACTCTCAGCAAGCACCCACGATTGcctcaaaaaagaaaaggcaAGCACCCAGGAGCCCCTGGCGTCTCTCGGCGGGGCAGCGACCGGGGCAGCATGGTGCAGAGAAACCAGACGAGCGGCGCGGCGCGTGGTCGCGGGCGTCTTGGTGTCTCCGGCGGCTCGGGGGCCGCGCAGCGTCTTCGTGCTGCCTCCGGGCGCGACGCGGCAAGTGCGAGCGGGAGCATGCAAGCCGAAACTTCCTCCGTTGCGCGGCGGCAGGACGTGATCAG ATCCGTCATGCCATTCGCCGGCGTGTCTGTCATCGCCAACGGCAAGCTGTGCCTTCCCACCACGTCGGACGTCGACGCCGGCGCGGCCAGCGGCTACCACCTGCTTGTGGTGGAGGGCTACTCGCAAACAAAAGAGATGGTACCCAATGGCAAGCACATCATGTCTCGCCCATTCGTCGTAGGAGGCCATCGCTGGTGCATCAGTTACGCGCCAAACGGTGACAGCTCGCACAGTGCCGACTGTGTTTCTCTCCATCTTGTCCTCCTTGATGACGATGTCGCCAAGCCCGTGAAGGTGCAGTTCGGGTTTAGTTTCATTGATCAGGTTGAGTGGCAAAATCCAATATATATTCGTGAAACTCAGACACACAGCTTCTCCAGCGATGATTCTGTTAGGGGCTTCGATGATGCTGTGAGAAGAGATGCCCTCGAACAATCAAAGCATCTCAAGGGTGATAGTTTCACCATACGGTGTGGTGTCATGGTCTACAGGGATCACGACACCGTGGACGCCGGTGCCACCGAGGTGCCGCTGCCTGACATACAGCAGCATCTGAACCATCTCTTTGAAACCAAGGTAGGCGCTGATGTGACGTTCAATGTCAACGGCGAGACAATCGCCGCACACCGGTGTGTGCTTGCAGCCCGATCTCCGGTCTTCATGGCACAACTCTTTGGTCCCATGAAGGAGGGGGCTGCAACGTGTGACATACAGATCGAAGACATGGAAGCAAATGTGTTCAGGGCTTTGCTTAGTTTCATCTACACAGACTTGTTTCCCGAGATGGAGGATGATGAGGCAGATGTTGAGGAAGGACAAGAAGCGGATGAAGTAGTTTATGCAACGTGGCTGCAATGGATGCAAGACTTGCTTGTAGCTGCGGACAGATATGATATCCAACGGCTCAAGTTTTGCTGTGAAGAGGGATTGTCTGAGTGCATGGATGTGAGCTCGGTGACGTCCACACTTGCGATAGCTGAGCAGCACCATTGCCACGATTTGAAGGAGGCATGCTTGAATTTCCTCAGAGTCCAATCCtcctccagtttgcaagaagtaATGTCAACCAGTGACTGGGAGCATATTACAGTCACATATCCCTCTGTTTTGAACGAGCTCATTGCCAAACTTGCTGCGAAAGCGTAA